A single genomic interval of Spirosoma linguale DSM 74 harbors:
- a CDS encoding proline-specific peptidase (KEGG: ret:RHE_PB00090 proline iminopeptidase protein~TIGRFAM: proline-specific peptidase~PFAM: alpha/beta hydrolase fold): MARVARQVTNSNQFNSKIPLKTNRFPLLLAAFNIVLISLTVTGCNPTTNGSEANTRQTYFTPADTGVQTGGVTVIPIKTPKGTFNVWTKRIGNNPKIKVLILHGGPGVNHDPYECFENFLPKEGIEFIYYDQLGAGNSDRPTDKSLWVLPRFVEEVEQVRMALGLNKDNFYLYGQSWGGILGIEYALKYGQNIKGLIISNMMSSAPAYSQYATDVLAKQMDPKVLAEIKTLEAKGDFTNPRYMELLLPNFYEKHICRFPTAQWPEPVNRGLAKLNQEQYVTMQGPSEFGMAGDANLKNWDRTKDLPKITVPTLVIGATYDTMDPKHMAMMARQVKNGTFLLCTKGSHLAMYDDQQTYFTGLISFLKKGN, from the coding sequence GTGGCACGGGTTGCCCGGCAGGTCACAAATTCAAATCAATTCAACTCTAAAATCCCCTTGAAAACCAATCGCTTCCCTTTACTTCTGGCCGCTTTTAATATCGTGCTCATTAGCCTGACCGTTACAGGCTGTAACCCAACTACAAACGGTAGCGAGGCTAACACGCGCCAAACCTACTTTACCCCGGCCGACACGGGTGTGCAAACCGGGGGCGTGACCGTAATCCCGATCAAGACACCTAAAGGCACATTCAACGTATGGACAAAGCGGATTGGCAACAACCCGAAAATTAAGGTGTTGATTCTGCACGGGGGGCCCGGTGTCAACCATGACCCCTACGAGTGTTTCGAGAATTTTCTGCCCAAAGAAGGCATTGAGTTCATTTATTACGATCAGCTCGGCGCGGGCAACAGCGACCGACCAACTGACAAGAGCCTGTGGGTGTTACCCCGTTTTGTGGAAGAAGTAGAGCAGGTTCGGATGGCGTTGGGGTTAAACAAAGACAACTTTTACCTATACGGTCAGTCGTGGGGGGGCATTTTGGGTATTGAATACGCGCTTAAATACGGCCAAAACATCAAGGGTTTAATTATCTCGAACATGATGAGCAGCGCGCCCGCCTACAGCCAGTACGCCACCGACGTACTCGCCAAACAAATGGATCCGAAGGTGCTGGCCGAGATCAAAACCCTTGAAGCAAAAGGCGACTTCACCAACCCGCGCTATATGGAACTGTTGCTGCCCAATTTTTACGAAAAGCATATCTGCCGGTTTCCAACGGCGCAGTGGCCCGAACCGGTGAATCGGGGGTTGGCCAAACTGAACCAGGAGCAGTATGTGACTATGCAGGGACCAAGCGAGTTTGGCATGGCGGGTGATGCTAACCTAAAGAACTGGGATCGTACCAAAGACCTGCCCAAAATCACAGTGCCGACGCTTGTTATCGGCGCCACCTACGACACGATGGACCCCAAACACATGGCGATGATGGCCAGACAGGTCAAAAATGGCACTTTCCTGCTCTGTACCAAGGGTAGCCATCTGGCGATGTACGACGACCAGCAAACGTATTTCACCGGATTGATCTCTTTTTTAAAAAAAGGGAATTGA
- a CDS encoding GCN5-related N-acetyltransferase (PFAM: GCN5-related N-acetyltransferase~KEGG: afw:Anae109_1562 GCN5-related N- acetyltransferase): protein MAEGSNRRISGKAITESNQSKPSQKMNTSEKVKTRTIVIPDDVEAVKKLWFDYLVWGNDKMQELYGVHPHNPQEAVDQDIQHIDKFQPPYGQLILASYEGKLCGLGSLKRINSDIGEIKRMFVDPASRRIGAGRAILEVLLLEAKKVGYKIIRLDSPKFMEPAHSLYRSFGFRDIDAYPEMEIPEEFKDYLLFMELDLTDDTK, encoded by the coding sequence ATGGCTGAAGGCAGCAATCGGCGAATTAGCGGCAAGGCTATTACAGAAAGTAACCAATCAAAACCTAGTCAGAAAATGAACACAAGTGAAAAAGTAAAAACAAGAACTATTGTCATTCCTGACGACGTAGAAGCCGTTAAAAAATTATGGTTTGACTATTTAGTTTGGGGGAACGATAAAATGCAGGAACTCTACGGTGTCCATCCTCATAATCCCCAGGAAGCTGTTGACCAAGACATTCAACACATTGATAAGTTTCAACCACCTTACGGACAGCTAATCCTGGCTAGTTATGAAGGTAAACTATGTGGGCTTGGAAGCCTGAAACGTATCAACTCCGATATCGGTGAAATAAAACGGATGTTTGTTGATCCAGCCAGTAGACGAATTGGGGCGGGAAGAGCTATCCTTGAAGTACTTCTACTTGAAGCAAAAAAAGTCGGTTATAAAATAATTCGACTTGACAGTCCGAAGTTTATGGAACCGGCTCATTCCTTATATAGAAGTTTCGGATTCCGTGATATTGACGCGTATCCGGAAATGGAAATTCCCGAAGAATTTAAAGACTATTTATTATTCATGGAATTGGATTTAACTGACGATACTAAATAA
- a CDS encoding hypothetical protein (KEGG: bam:Bamb_6259 hypothetical protein), translating to MKPNPFTLILAVVAITSVCVTGCNAPAQKADATTEQVAVKPDMAAIKTEIQAIETEWASATTAKDIDKVMALYADDAIEMADDEPMCVGKAAIRQVLLKSMKARKAGTTVNYETTDVYGDDNVVTEVGKTTIKDAAGKVVSTGKYVGIFEKRDGKFICIRDINNEDQKDN from the coding sequence ATGAAACCCAATCCATTTACCCTGATCCTGGCCGTTGTTGCCATTACGTCTGTCTGTGTTACCGGTTGCAACGCCCCCGCCCAAAAAGCAGACGCTACCACTGAGCAGGTAGCTGTTAAACCCGATATGGCCGCCATCAAAACGGAAATACAAGCCATCGAAACCGAATGGGCCAGCGCGACAACAGCTAAAGACATTGACAAAGTAATGGCACTCTACGCAGACGATGCCATAGAAATGGCCGACGACGAACCCATGTGCGTAGGAAAGGCGGCTATCCGGCAGGTGTTGCTCAAAAGCATGAAAGCACGCAAGGCCGGGACTACGGTTAACTACGAGACGACGGACGTGTACGGCGATGACAACGTAGTGACCGAAGTCGGTAAGACAACGATTAAAGACGCGGCTGGCAAGGTAGTGAGTACCGGCAAATACGTGGGTATTTTTGAAAAACGCGACGGTAAATTTATCTGCATCCGCGATATTAACAACGAGGATCAGAAAGACAACTGA
- a CDS encoding hypothetical protein (KEGG: bam:Bamb_6259 hypothetical protein) translates to MKTNQSALMLAAFAALIIVAAGCNAPTQKQETATEQAAAKPDMAALKAEIQAIETEWASATTAKDINKVISFYADDAVEMNDDEPMQVGKAAIQQSLLKSMEARKAGTTVSFETMDVYGDGNVVTEVGKTTTTDAAGKVVSAGKYVGIFEKRDGKFICIRDINNEDQKGK, encoded by the coding sequence ATGAAAACCAACCAATCCGCCCTGATGCTGGCCGCTTTTGCCGCCCTGATTATAGTTGCCGCCGGTTGCAACGCCCCCACCCAAAAACAGGAAACTGCGACGGAACAGGCAGCTGCTAAACCCGACATGGCCGCGCTGAAAGCAGAGATTCAGGCCATCGAAACCGAATGGGCCAGCGCAACAACAGCTAAGGACATCAACAAAGTAATATCGTTCTATGCGGACGATGCCGTGGAAATGAATGACGATGAACCGATGCAAGTTGGCAAAGCCGCCATTCAACAGTCATTGCTTAAAAGTATGGAAGCACGCAAGGCTGGCACTACGGTTTCCTTTGAGACGATGGACGTGTACGGCGATGGTAACGTAGTGACCGAAGTCGGAAAGACGACGACCACCGATGCGGCTGGCAAGGTGGTCAGTGCCGGAAAGTATGTGGGCATCTTCGAAAAACGCGACGGAAAATTTATCTGCATCCGCGACATCAACAACGAGGATCAGAAGGGCAAGTGA
- a CDS encoding Endoribonuclease L-PSP (PFAM: Endoribonuclease L-PSP~KEGG: bph:Bphy_4894 endoribonuclease L-PSP): MKINQFIPAFGALILLTVGCNTAPQKADEKPAAQSDAPEYFMLRPEVEKAYGYSHAVRIGNELKISGAVSMDEKGNLTAKGDLGQQMKNCYADLDKILKHYGYTWDDVVVENILTTNMPEFVEQSAYRNTIYKKQFPTGSWFGVKELALPGQLIEIELEAYKVR, from the coding sequence ATGAAAATCAACCAATTTATTCCTGCTTTTGGCGCCCTGATCCTGTTGACTGTCGGTTGCAATACCGCTCCCCAAAAAGCAGATGAGAAACCAGCGGCTCAATCCGATGCACCGGAGTATTTTATGTTACGGCCAGAGGTCGAAAAAGCGTATGGCTATTCCCATGCCGTTCGGATTGGCAATGAACTGAAAATATCGGGTGCGGTCAGTATGGACGAGAAAGGAAACCTGACGGCCAAAGGTGATCTGGGGCAACAAATGAAAAATTGCTACGCCGATCTGGACAAAATTCTGAAGCACTATGGCTACACCTGGGACGACGTTGTGGTGGAGAATATTCTGACCACGAACATGCCCGAATTTGTGGAACAGTCGGCTTACCGAAATACGATCTACAAAAAGCAGTTTCCAACCGGGTCGTGGTTTGGCGTAAAGGAATTAGCACTGCCCGGCCAGTTAATTGAGATTGAGTTAGAAGCCTATAAAGTGCGCTGA
- a CDS encoding Cupin 2 conserved barrel domain protein (PFAM: Cupin 2 conserved barrel domain protein~KEGG: bgl:bglu_1g10660 cupin 2, conserved barre) yields MQRRKSIQLFLSIVPIATITPFLTKAQEKLRLLKGGFKVEADKDRWNENTVFGKEKNMKCKVSGKDTNNTLYVVEENDPVDVGPPLHIHPNQDEVFFITKGNYLVKIGDDVFNLKKGDTAFAPRNIPHCFLTIGEGPHQMILTYHPAGKMEEFFYNRKNPAYTDGKTLEQQFKEHDMEIVGTKLTK; encoded by the coding sequence ATGCAAAGACGAAAATCAATTCAGTTGTTTCTTTCGATCGTACCGATTGCAACTATCACACCTTTTCTTACAAAGGCGCAAGAGAAACTCAGATTACTAAAAGGAGGATTTAAAGTAGAAGCTGATAAGGACCGATGGAATGAGAACACGGTTTTTGGAAAGGAAAAAAATATGAAGTGTAAAGTTTCAGGTAAAGACACGAACAATACTTTATATGTTGTAGAGGAAAACGACCCCGTAGATGTTGGCCCACCTTTACATATTCATCCTAATCAAGACGAAGTGTTCTTTATCACAAAAGGAAATTACCTTGTAAAAATTGGGGATGATGTATTTAATCTTAAAAAAGGCGACACTGCGTTTGCACCAAGAAATATTCCTCATTGTTTTCTTACAATTGGCGAAGGTCCTCACCAAATGATTCTCACCTACCATCCTGCGGGTAAAATGGAAGAGTTTTTTTACAATAGAAAAAATCCAGCATATACTGACGGGAAAACTCTTGAGCAGCAATTTAAGGAACATGACATGGAAATTGTCGGCACTAAACTCACTAAATAA
- a CDS encoding intradiol ring-cleavage dioxygenase (PFAM: intradiol ring-cleavage dioxygenase~KEGG: pmy:Pmen_0474 intradiol ring-cleavage dioxygenase), with protein sequence MEKQPNIPRRSWLRLSVGLAAGTVGTAFTLTDADKDRCAVTPRQELGPFPTMQFRSQADHDVDLTQLTGQAGIATGEVIIVKGQILDTSCQPIAGAIVEIWQANHHGKYRHEYGDSGQSDPNFQGWAQAVTNANGEYQFKTILPGLYGHRARHIHYKVAKRGYHELVTQLYFDGEDRNRTDEILNSFTHEEQMRLTGKLDKTTPTPTIEFTINLDKVQVGALPAKVLADYTGEYVLQAKGTDYEQLLNTFLGGPYDKVTMQVEQQDGLLYLTTTKAPKAELFWKAKDQFDAASFYDTVLTFGRNAAGKVVSATFRARDGQELHGTRV encoded by the coding sequence ATGGAGAAACAACCAAACATCCCCCGTCGAAGCTGGCTCCGCTTGAGCGTTGGCCTGGCTGCCGGTACGGTCGGCACGGCGTTTACGCTGACCGATGCCGACAAAGACCGTTGCGCCGTTACGCCCCGTCAGGAACTTGGGCCATTCCCAACCATGCAGTTCCGTTCGCAGGCAGACCATGACGTTGATCTCACGCAGCTGACCGGACAGGCAGGCATCGCTACGGGTGAGGTCATCATCGTGAAGGGTCAGATACTCGACACCAGTTGCCAGCCTATTGCCGGGGCTATTGTTGAGATTTGGCAGGCTAATCACCACGGCAAATACCGCCACGAGTATGGCGACTCCGGCCAGTCGGACCCTAACTTTCAGGGCTGGGCGCAGGCGGTTACCAATGCAAACGGAGAATACCAGTTCAAAACGATATTGCCGGGATTGTATGGTCATCGGGCGCGGCATATTCACTATAAAGTGGCCAAACGCGGCTACCACGAACTGGTTACGCAACTTTACTTCGATGGCGAGGACCGCAACAGGACCGACGAGATTCTGAACTCGTTTACCCACGAAGAACAAATGCGGCTGACGGGTAAACTAGACAAAACTACCCCAACGCCAACCATCGAGTTCACGATCAACCTCGACAAGGTGCAGGTGGGCGCACTGCCCGCGAAGGTCCTGGCCGACTACACGGGCGAGTATGTATTGCAGGCGAAAGGCACCGACTACGAACAGCTTCTAAATACGTTTCTGGGCGGACCCTACGACAAGGTTACCATGCAGGTGGAGCAACAGGATGGTCTGCTTTATCTGACTACCACCAAGGCTCCTAAAGCCGAACTGTTCTGGAAAGCCAAAGATCAGTTCGATGCGGCTTCATTCTACGACACGGTGCTGACGTTTGGCCGCAATGCCGCCGGTAAGGTAGTGTCGGCCACGTTTCGGGCGCGGGATGGACAAGAGTTGCACGGCACACGAGTGTAG
- a CDS encoding conserved hypothetical protein (KEGG: mlo:mlr2180 hypothetical protein) — MLAVVTALFILASGCSSPAKEKPATAEELSQVNRDFVKALNAKDAAAAANCYAEDAVILPPGQPNVTGHEAIQKYWQGFLDGAGYVDGTVSTIATGSNGDLGYEIGTADLHLKGPDGKIVTEKIKYTIVLKRNAEGKWLQTYDMWNPVAEPTAK; from the coding sequence ATGCTGGCCGTTGTTACGGCCCTATTCATCTTGGCCTCCGGTTGTAGTTCACCTGCCAAAGAAAAGCCAGCCACTGCCGAGGAGCTCTCACAGGTAAACCGCGATTTCGTGAAAGCGTTAAACGCCAAGGATGCCGCAGCAGCCGCTAATTGTTATGCCGAAGATGCCGTAATACTACCTCCCGGCCAACCTAATGTAACGGGTCACGAAGCCATTCAGAAATACTGGCAGGGCTTCCTGGATGGTGCAGGCTACGTTGATGGCACCGTCTCGACGATCGCCACGGGCAGCAACGGCGACTTAGGTTATGAAATCGGGACGGCTGACCTGCACCTGAAAGGCCCTGACGGGAAAATTGTGACCGAAAAAATAAAATATACCATCGTTCTTAAACGCAATGCCGAGGGCAAGTGGCTCCAAACCTACGATATGTGGAATCCGGTTGCTGAACCTACGGCTAAGTAG
- a CDS encoding two component transcriptional regulator, LytTR family (PFAM: response regulator receiver; LytTr DNA- binding region~SMART: response regulator receiver~KEGG: ppd:Ppro_3008 multi-sensor hybrid histidine kinase) produces MDTPLKLLVVEDDMIIAANIALQLTKLGYEVSGIVPRGEEAILNAETNRPDLILLDISLKGSLDGIDTAHAIHQQWNIPIIYVTANTDEATFNRAKKTHPYAYIAKPIRAIELQRAIELALSRLADEPPTSANPAPDAPFVLSDRIFVRHREKIVKIFIADILYVEADRNYCHLYTAEKEYLLTTTLKVMEDKLPVNYFVRVHRSYLANLTQVDEVGEGHVGIGGKTIPLSHLLRETLLKRIRTI; encoded by the coding sequence ATGGACACCCCTTTGAAGTTGCTCGTCGTGGAGGACGACATGATCATTGCCGCCAACATCGCCCTGCAACTCACTAAACTTGGCTATGAGGTGAGCGGGATTGTACCCAGGGGCGAAGAAGCCATCCTAAATGCCGAAACCAACCGACCCGACCTGATTCTGCTCGATATTAGTCTCAAAGGCTCACTCGACGGTATCGACACAGCCCATGCTATCCACCAGCAGTGGAACATTCCGATTATTTACGTCACGGCCAATACCGACGAGGCCACCTTTAACCGGGCAAAAAAAACGCATCCCTACGCTTACATCGCCAAGCCGATCCGGGCAATTGAGCTACAACGGGCTATCGAGCTGGCTCTGAGCCGCCTGGCCGACGAGCCGCCCACCTCGGCCAACCCTGCCCCCGACGCGCCCTTTGTGCTCAGCGACCGGATTTTTGTGCGGCACCGCGAAAAGATCGTTAAAATTTTCATCGCCGATATTCTCTACGTAGAAGCCGACCGCAACTATTGCCACCTCTACACGGCCGAAAAAGAATACCTGCTGACAACGACTCTGAAGGTGATGGAAGACAAACTACCGGTCAACTATTTTGTGCGGGTGCACCGCTCCTATCTGGCAAATCTGACCCAGGTCGATGAGGTAGGCGAAGGCCATGTTGGAATCGGGGGTAAAACGATTCCGCTCAGCCACCTCCTGCGCGAGACACTACTGAAACGAATCCGGACCATTTGA
- a CDS encoding conserved hypothetical protein (KEGG: mlo:mlr2180 hypothetical protein) — translation MKTNQVPLMLAALAATLVFTTGCNSPAKESVATVDNSTLKKEIEAANIVFAGFIAKGDSVGMANFYTEDAKLMFSNAPAIVGRKNIQTAIHNVLGSGIAKAEFTTIDVWGTGDFVSEEGQASLFDKAGTQVIKDKYILLWKKEAGKWKPFRDITNSDLPPSAAK, via the coding sequence ATGAAAACCAACCAGGTACCACTGATGTTGGCTGCACTTGCGGCTACGCTTGTATTCACTACCGGCTGCAACTCGCCCGCCAAAGAAAGTGTCGCGACAGTCGATAACTCCACACTCAAAAAAGAAATCGAAGCCGCCAATATTGTGTTCGCGGGCTTCATCGCCAAAGGCGACTCGGTGGGCATGGCCAATTTTTATACTGAGGACGCGAAACTGATGTTCTCGAACGCACCAGCCATCGTGGGCCGCAAAAATATTCAGACGGCTATACACAACGTCCTCGGTTCGGGAATCGCCAAAGCTGAGTTTACTACCATCGACGTATGGGGAACCGGCGACTTCGTGTCGGAAGAGGGCCAAGCTAGCTTGTTCGATAAAGCCGGTACGCAGGTAATCAAGGACAAGTACATCCTCCTCTGGAAAAAGGAAGCGGGTAAATGGAAGCCCTTCCGCGACATAACCAACTCCGATTTACCCCCGTCTGCGGCTAAGTAA
- a CDS encoding conserved hypothetical protein (KEGG: mex:Mext_1201 hypothetical protein): protein MTFPLPYTSATAGSLNPAPSVLKSRIESIDVLRGLIMVIMALDHTRDFFHAQANIDDPLNLDTTTPVLYATRWITHFCAPTFALLSGTSIYLQGLRKSRSELSMFLLKRGLWLIVAEVLLIVPVDTFTLFNTITLVVFWSLGISMVFMAGLTWLPFRAILSIGLAIVLGHNLLDAVEQAPGFRSVFWWALFHGGGNRVFDYAPGRAIVVLYPFLPWLGLMILGYCLGRLFEPAVAATKRQQWLVYLGAGAIGLFVGLRLLNNYGDPFPWSVQKDGLTTLFSFLKVHKYPPSLLYMCITVGPGLLGLALLENVHNRVTGVLRTYGRTAFFYYTIHFFVLHTLRMIVFFAAGHSMTDADKALQTIPMRFVLPGDGVYNLGVVYLIWIAVVASLYPLCRWFDAYKTTHKAQWWLSYL, encoded by the coding sequence ATGACCTTTCCGCTCCCTTATACATCGGCAACCGCAGGCTCCCTGAATCCAGCCCCTTCAGTACTCAAAAGCCGCATCGAATCCATCGACGTCCTGCGGGGCCTGATTATGGTCATTATGGCGCTGGACCATACGCGGGATTTCTTTCACGCCCAGGCCAATATCGACGATCCGCTCAACCTCGACACCACCACGCCGGTCCTGTACGCCACCCGCTGGATTACCCACTTCTGCGCCCCTACGTTTGCCTTGCTATCCGGTACGTCCATCTACCTGCAGGGTTTACGAAAATCACGCAGCGAGTTGAGTATGTTCCTGCTGAAACGGGGTCTGTGGCTCATTGTAGCCGAGGTACTCCTGATTGTGCCAGTGGATACATTTACTCTGTTTAATACCATCACGCTGGTCGTTTTCTGGTCGCTGGGCATCAGCATGGTGTTCATGGCCGGGCTGACATGGCTGCCGTTCCGGGCCATACTGAGCATTGGGTTAGCGATTGTTTTAGGCCACAATCTGCTGGATGCAGTGGAACAGGCACCGGGATTTAGGTCGGTTTTTTGGTGGGCGCTGTTTCATGGTGGCGGTAATCGTGTGTTTGACTACGCGCCTGGTCGGGCCATTGTGGTACTGTACCCATTTCTTCCCTGGCTGGGGCTAATGATACTGGGTTACTGCCTGGGCCGTTTGTTTGAGCCAGCGGTTGCAGCCACGAAGCGCCAACAATGGCTGGTTTATCTCGGTGCCGGAGCCATTGGGTTATTTGTAGGGCTGCGTTTGCTGAATAACTACGGCGACCCCTTCCCCTGGAGCGTCCAGAAAGACGGCCTCACCACGTTGTTCTCGTTCCTGAAGGTGCATAAATACCCACCATCGCTGCTGTATATGTGCATTACGGTAGGGCCGGGACTGCTGGGACTGGCGTTGCTGGAGAACGTACATAATCGCGTTACGGGCGTGCTGCGTACCTACGGACGAACGGCCTTTTTTTATTACACAATCCATTTTTTTGTGCTGCATACCCTGCGCATGATTGTCTTTTTTGCCGCTGGCCACAGCATGACGGATGCCGATAAAGCGCTGCAAACTATACCGATGCGGTTTGTGCTACCCGGCGACGGAGTCTACAATCTCGGGGTAGTTTACCTTATCTGGATAGCCGTTGTCGCGTCGTTGTACCCCCTGTGTCGCTGGTTTGATGCCTACAAGACAACGCACAAAGCGCAGTGGTGGCTGAGCTATCTGTGA
- a CDS encoding NAD-dependent epimerase/dehydratase (PFAM: NAD-dependent epimerase/dehydratase; Male sterility domain~KEGG: hypothetical protein), producing MQTVGILGGAGFIGSYVTQKFLNEGYIVKVSTTDLAKPEKYQHLHQLSLAENLTIREVDVTNEAALGEFLRDCNIVVHSGTPFQLAAENPQKEVFEPTVRGTENFLKVVSQTPSVQKVVFVASVGALNTAYPMPVPYYPVDHLYTEADEPYLDPEAIPYARAKYYADQAVRTFVATYPQPGFEIVSVSPTGVMGKPLSAREDSTSVGLQYLIKHKIAPNPFVQMMFDHDVEMAIVSVSDVAEGIFRAATTAGLHGRNYLINSESYKISDMTLMLNGRSPINAARNVYSYALAAQELGMQFQPAYVPLSEWADV from the coding sequence ATGCAAACGGTAGGCATCCTTGGCGGAGCTGGCTTCATTGGCAGCTACGTCACCCAAAAATTTCTGAATGAGGGCTACATCGTGAAGGTATCCACTACTGACCTTGCCAAGCCCGAAAAATACCAGCATCTGCATCAGCTTTCGCTCGCTGAAAACCTGACCATCAGGGAAGTGGACGTAACCAACGAAGCGGCCCTGGGCGAGTTTCTACGGGATTGCAACATTGTGGTTCATAGCGGCACTCCCTTTCAATTAGCCGCCGAGAATCCGCAGAAAGAGGTGTTCGAGCCGACCGTCCGCGGAACCGAGAACTTCCTGAAGGTTGTCAGCCAAACGCCTTCGGTCCAGAAAGTGGTGTTTGTGGCTTCAGTAGGTGCGCTCAACACCGCTTACCCGATGCCTGTCCCCTACTACCCTGTCGACCACTTGTATACCGAAGCTGACGAGCCGTACCTGGACCCCGAAGCCATTCCCTACGCGCGGGCCAAGTACTACGCCGACCAGGCCGTCCGAACATTCGTGGCCACGTATCCCCAACCCGGTTTCGAGATCGTGAGCGTGTCGCCCACGGGCGTGATGGGTAAACCGCTGTCGGCCCGTGAGGATTCGACGTCGGTGGGCCTGCAATACCTTATCAAGCATAAAATTGCGCCCAATCCGTTCGTGCAGATGATGTTTGACCACGACGTGGAGATGGCCATTGTGTCGGTTTCCGACGTGGCCGAGGGGATTTTTCGGGCCGCAACCACCGCCGGTCTGCATGGCAGGAACTACCTGATCAACAGCGAAAGCTATAAAATATCGGACATGACGCTCATGCTGAACGGCAGATCCCCGATCAACGCTGCCCGAAACGTGTATAGCTATGCGTTGGCTGCTCAGGAGCTGGGAATGCAGTTCCAACCCGCCTACGTACCGCTCAGCGAGTGGGCCGACGTTTGA